The DNA sequence TTCTTGGATGCCCAGATTATTTCGCAACCAGAAATTTATGTCAGTTTCGTTCATAAGTTGTATGACGGAGATACTCTCAACCCAGAAACATCAGCATTTTTCCACACCGCGGCAGAAAAATTCGTTGCTGCATTTCACCTAGTAGCGAAGTAATACGTCCGTTCTTGGAAGTATGCACAATAATAGAGAATGTCAAAGAAATTTTTACGAGAGGAAATAACGATGACGAAGGCTTTTTCTGGTTCCACTGTTCTATCTGAGAGCTTACAGAAAGTATTGACCGACGTAACGGCACTTTCCCTCGTGGGCAAGCAGTTGCATTGGAATATTGTAGGCGTCGGTTTCCGCGGCCTACACCTCTACCTCGACGAGGTAGTCGCAGTTGCTCGCGCAGCTTCTGACGAGATTGCTGAGCGCATGCGTGCAGTGAACTTAGTTCCAGACGGTCGTCCCGAAACAGTTGGGCAAATGACATCATTGCCACCTGTTAAGGAAACTCTTCTTACCAGTGAAGAAACCGTAGCTGCCGCTGTTGCATCTATCAACGCTACAGTTGGCACAATGCGCCAGGTCCACGAGAAGGTCGATGCCGAAGATCCAGCATCTGCTGATATTTTGCTCGATTACATCCGTCAGCTTGAACAACAAGCATGGTTTATCGGATCTTCAGTCGACATGGCTTAAGGTTTATAACAGAGTTGGGGGCGAACCGTAAGTTCGCCCCCAACTTTTATTCCATCAACACTTTATTTATCGACGACGACGTCGAGCCCTAACTCCTGGGACGCTTCTTGGACCGACCCAAGATTCTTCACATCAGTAAAGCCAATGCTTTCCATGTAGCCTTTGGCGCCTTCCGCACGATGGCCGGAACGACAGTACAGTACATATGCTGCAGATTTATCCAAATCTTTGACTTGATTTTGGAATTTCGCATCGTTGACATCGAAATTAACAGCACCGGTCACATGACCGGTGGCAAACTCTTCTGGGGTACGAACATCAATAATCATTGGGGTTTGGTCTTTCTCTGATAGTTGGGAACTTTCTTTGGCCTGGGAATGAGCAGGCGTCTCCGATTGCGCTTGCTCGGCAGACGAACAGCCTGCCAACACCAAGCACAACCCACATATCACACCCGAAACAATTTTCTTCATCATGCGCCCATCCTATCCAGAATCGTACGGTTAAGGACACATCACTATGTTGTCTCTTGTACGAGCAGTTTTTTCAATTCCCTAATTTCTGCCCGCAATTCAGCAATTTCTTTTTTCGTGGCTGCCTGATGCTCTTCTGATTCTTCACTAACATTTTCGACAATCCATGAAGCTAACGTAGCTGTGACGATACCAGTGAGCGCGATGCCACCAACCATGAGCAGCAAGGCGATAATGCGCCCCGTCGTCGTCACCGGAAAAAGATCGCCGTAGCCAACTGTTGTGATCGTGACGAAAGCCCACCACAACGCATCCCCAAAACTCGCAAGCATTGTCCCCGGGGCATGCCGTTCCGTATCAAGAACTGCAATCGCGGAAATAAACACGAGCATCGTCACCGCACTCACGGCATAGACAATAATTTTTCCCCGGAAACTGATACTCACTTTCCGACCTAAAATCTTGACGAATGCCAGCAGGCGAAGAAGTCGAAGCGGACGTAGTAATGGCAAAAGCACAATAGCTAAATCAAATAAATTTCGGATAAACCATGGACGTTTCGGCGTAGCTAAAACAAACCGAACAGCATAATCCGCAATGAACAAACCCCAAATAATGTTCATAACGACGTCAATAGTGAACCGAGTCGGGCCAGTAACCTCACAAATAACTTCCCAGGTGTATAAAACAAGGAAGATTAACGCCAATATCACCATTGGACATTCTGATTGGCGTTCCCATTTTTCCACACGGTTCATGCGAGTGCCTCCATTTTCTATGCACAAGCCGACGGCGATCGCTTTGTGACCGTTGCTATCTTACCGATATTCTCACCCGCCGAACATTACGCAAAGACCGTATGTTTTCCAACAACGACTAACTTTTCCCCATTAGCAAACACTAATAGCCACTTCGGCAAAGTGTCAATAAGATGGAAAGAAGGTGATGATCAATATGCGCCCGTTCCACTCATGAACACTCAACGCGCTACTCATCACTCGAACCATACAAAGACTCATGAAGGACAATACATGTTTTTTCATCATAAGTTACGCAAATTTTGTGCAACTTTATCACTTACTGCGCTCCTGACAATGGGAGCTATAACCACATCTATGGCACAGGCGGCTCCTGCTGTCGAAACTGACCAAACCCCCAGCAATCTAGCTGATCAGTATACTTTCCATTTTGACTGGGACAGCAAAAATTTTGTCACATTTGATCCATCAATGAAGGGCCAGGAAGAAACACTCTTAGCCCAGTTCCACTTAATTGGAACTGATCCGAACACAAACGAACGAACACTCTTCCATCCGGCCATTTTATTGGAAACAAAACTGGGCGAATCGCAAACCTACTCTATCCCCACCGCATCCTACGAATGGGGTGGTACTACCTACACAGACATTCGCCTGTCGGGTGACTGGAACTGTGCCGATTTATATCCGGGCTATCCAGTCGGGGAGAATCAGCACACTACCCGCATCGTTAGCGCGTCATCTGCGTGCCCGCTTGGACGAGAAAATGGCCCTGACCCAGCGCAAGGTACCGACACTATCCGATTTGCTTTAGAGCAAAATGCAAACACTGACGTCAGCTTCAAGATTGCCGACGACAGCACGGTATTTAGTGAACACCGCGATAACCTTAAGGTTAAATTCGGCCTGAATAAGACATACAACGGCGCGACTGAAGTACACACAAACAAAAACGGTAAGCCGGTCACTGCAGTCATCCCGTTTGCGGATGGTCAGACGGTTTATCTTGCCAACGTCACCCCGGGAACAAATCCAAACGACAACGATTTTAACCGTGCCTTATCCTCGAATCACTTGGACATGTTCAGCCAATATACTGGAAAGTATCAATCGTTTACGTTGACAGCCGAGTTTGCAGATTCCAGTGCTCCTGCAGATAAGCTTGCCCAGTATTACGACCTCACAGTTGATGGCTCAGATATCGAAGGATGGACTCTCACGCTTCATTCCAAGGAGTTGCAGGCACACTACTCACAGGTCTCAGCGTTGCCTGACTCCCAGGTAGACTTCGTAGCGCCGACAGTCGACGTCGTTCCAACCGAGGACGTCGAACAATTCGCTGTTCCAGACAAGATGACCTTCGCCGAGAATGATAAAACACCACAGTGGGTCACCGTCAATCCTGATGGATCGCTATCTGGAAAACTGCCACAAGGCGCAAAGCCCGGTTCAACCATTGACATTCCAGTATCAGTGACGTTGCCAGATGGAAAGGTCACAGAAACTATTGCACAAGTCAAGGTAGACCAGCCATTAGTAGAGATCGCTCCAATCGGCACATTGACGGTTACTGGTGAAGCAACCTTCACCGAAGGTAAAGCTGACGAAGCCACCCTAGAGATCACTACTGAAGATGATCAGGCAACTGTTTCGGCAACTGATGTTCCACAAGGCTTAACTTTCGACCCAGCAACTGGAAAACTTTCCGGAACCCCAGTTGTTCAGGATTGGGCCGATGAGGAAACAAGCCGAGTTGTGCCAGTGTCCTTTACTGTGAAGAATTCTGACGGGTCCACTTTCACCACTACATTGAATGCAACGATTAACCGTGATAGTGATAGTGACGGCGTAGCAGACACTGCGGATAAGTGTGCGGATACTCCCGCCGATGCCCATGTTGATGGTAACGGTTGCGCAGTGGCACCACAGTTACCATCTGTCCCAACAGTTGCTGGCGAAAAGGGTAAGGAGATCACACCAGTTGAAATCCCGGTATCTAATCCCGGAAAGTTTGCCTTCACCTGTGCGGTAACGGATCTACCTGCTGGACTTCATGTCAAGCTTAATGACGCTGGTACCGCCTGCGTTATTTATGGAACTCCAAGCGCAGACACGGTTAAGGATGCGCAGTTTACGATTCAGTTGGCCTACACCCATCCAGATGGGGAGAAGACAGCTGGAAAGTCGCCGGTATACACCGGGAACGTCGATATTACGTTGCCGGCAATGATAGTTGATCCGACGACGACGATCGAGCGCCCGTCGTCGCCATTGATTCCGCTCACACCAGCAGAACCAATCCAAAAGCCAGGCACACCATTGATTCCGCTCACACCAGCAGAACCAATCCAAAAGCCAGGCACACCATTGATTCCGCTCACACCAGCAGAACCAATTCAAAAGCCAGGCAAGATGCTTGCGAAGACGGGTGCGCAAACACTCGGGCTAGTAGCGCTTGCCGGATTGACTGCAAGCGCTGGCGCGCTCCTCGTTGCTCAGCGTCGTAAGGAAAGCTAGCAACACAGGCGCATAGTCGCAGTACGAGATGTTAACTGAGGTGTGGGGAGTTCAGCACTCCCCACACCTCAGTCTTGTTTACTTGGGTACTAACTAATCCCAATACTTCTTAAATACTGACGAAACCGCGGACGATATGGCCTGTGGAGCAGCTTTAAGCTGTTCTACAGCATAGGTGGATGCTTCCTCGGCAGTCCGCGAAATACTATCCGATTTTTCCGACACAAAATTGCTCGCCACTGTTAACCACGCCGGACGCTCGCCCACATCTAGCACCATCTCTTGATCTGCCAGAACGCGCAAAATATTCTGTGTATCGCGAGCAATGCTTTCGGCATCTGAAATAACCGCATCGGCGGTTATCGGATGGAGTAGTTTATTATCCCGAGCTTCCTCAGCTTTTGCCACCAGCATCTCTCCCCAAACTGAAATTCCATCAGTGATGAGTTGCAACCGGCGTTGCCGTGCCCGCTTCTTTGCGTGCCGGTGGGCAAGGTATGCCTGCGGGGTGTCATGCTGAACTTTTTCCAGCTCAAGCAAGGCTACCTGATCACCAATCTTGAGTGCATGCGCACAGACAAGCATCCATTGCGGAACGTCTTCAACCGCAGTGTTCATCAGCCTTTGCAGCTCGGAACTAAACTCTGTCTTCGATATTTCTTTCCTTAAGTACTCAATTTTTCGCAATGCATATGCTTGCGCCTCGGCAAGGACTTTTTCGGCGTCGTCAATCTTTGACCACGCAATATCACCTAACTCGCCAACATTTTGAGCAATCTCAGCTGCCTCATCTACCCGCATTTGCAGGCCGAAGATTTCCGAAATAACACGATCGTGCTGATCCCGTATTAGCGTATCGAGCTTTTTATCTATCGTGACAAGATATTCTTGGATTTCTTCGAGTTGCTGCTGGAGTGCCATCTGTTGCATGTACATTCCGAACGAGACGAAAGATGCCGGGTTAAGATCCATCAAACCAGTTTGATCAAACTTGATGTGTTTGATAATTTGGCCATTATCTTGGCGAACGACGCCGGCAGGAACATTCGCAATACCGCCACGTTCCGCTACTAATTTTGCGGATTCTTCGGTTAATTTTACCCAGCGCCCTGATTCTTGAGTAACTAATCCACCTAATGAGCTTATAGAACCAAGCGACGAAAGAATAGATTGCGTAGGCGAAAAAGGTCGGGATTTTGCACCGCGTTGTTCGAGTGCTTCTATCAGAGCTTCGCCAGCGCCAAAAATTACCAGACCGTCCTCATCTTCGATGACGGTAAGCTGGTTATTTTCAGAAGCACCATTATCTTCAAAATCATTCTGTGGATTGGTCATGAAGAAAGGATACTACGAAGTTCAGACATGGATAAGCTCTGAGTTTTATTAACTTCTCACACGCTGCAGCCGCATCTGAGCTTGCGAATGCTAGCAGTTATGCTGAGAGATTCGAGGTAAAATTTTTCAAAACTACCCTTATATGTAGCGGAGAGCTACCAGAAAGAAGCTCTCCGCTACCAACACTAACTACCGTGGCGTAATCACTGGGTTTAAGCGATAATAATCGGTCATAGATTCCTTAGTGATGACAACATTTCCTGGATCACCAGGTCCTAGATTTCTACGAGCGCCTATCCACGGTTGTTCACTATGGGTACGTTCGCTTAATTCTCTTCCAGATAAGCTCCCAAGTTCGTCACGTACTTGGTCAACTATCCGAATTTCATTCTCAGTGAGCTCAGTTCCTCGATCCGGGATCTCTGATTCAGAAACAAAAAACTTACCGCGGTGAAGATGATATAGGTCGACGGCGACTGGGCCGCCACGCCATGCTTGAAAATCAGATTCAAAAAGCGGATGTCCGGTTGTAGCTAGGGCATGCGCTTGCGAATAGAAAACAAGCTTTTGCAACTTCATAGTTGTAAGAGACTTGTAGTTCGACAGAATATGCCGTGCAACATTATTAATACTTGCCATACAAGCCTCCTCCAGATCACTATTACTAATAGATTATTATAATACACATGAATTCGGTTAAAAATGCGAACTGTGATACGCCGATCTCTCGCTCGATGGCGAGGAAAAAGAGTAAGCTATTAAAGACCAAAAGCGTCTCACCGGGAGAAGACACCTATATCGAAGCAATCAGAGTGGTGCAGTGTTGGCGTAACCAATGTGTCCCCGCTACACAAAACTGTTTTCAGATCGTGATGCAGTGCGCTCAAATTATTGATGGGGCAGTTGCCACATTCCGAATGAAGAGGGTTAAGTCCATTGTTAACAAAATTCAGCGACCAAATAGCAATTTCGAGTTAAGCACACTCGATGATGTTGGCGGTTGCCGGTTAATTGTTAGCACTATCGACGATGTGGAAATAGCCAAAAAATTTTTGACTGATCATCTCACAAGTATTCATATATTGCGCATGAAGGATTATATAAATGAGCCCAAAGAAAGCGGATATAGGTCTTGCCACATATTAACTCAGCAAGAAATTGATGGCGTCAAATACCGGATAGAAATTCAAATTAGAACAAAGCTTCAGCATTATTGGGCGACAGCAATCGAAGTTGTTGACGAGCTTTATGGCGAATCTATAAAAAGCCCAAATTTTATCAATTCGATAGAAAAGGAGAATTTACGCGAGTTAAAGAACTCCCTTGCGATCGTTTCAAGTCTATTTGCTTTAGAAGAACATACAACTATAATTCCGGGGGCTTCTTCAACTAAGAAAGAACTATTAACGCAGCTTTCAAGTTCTGACATTTTCAGATCGCTCATCGATGACATGGAGGAAGCTTGTAGTGATGTTTTAGAACTTATAACGGGCAATGCCGAAAGCTCCGAGATATTTATCTTATCTTTCACAAAAGAGGATCAATTTCTACTAGTGCAACCCTTTACATCAGAACAGCTCGAAAATGCTCTTGCGAAGTATGCAAAGCTAGAACAAACCATAGAATCAAACGAGCATACGACAGATAATGTTGTTCTAGTTCACGCAAAAGGCGTTGAACAGCTCCGATTGGCATATCCGAATTACTCGGCTAACACACCCGAATATGTCCGGAAAGTAAGGGAGTATTTCGTTCTCGCACAATAGCTATTGCATGCTCGAATTTCATTTCAGTATCAAATATTGGGCGTTCCAAACTTCGTATACCTATTTAACGACGACGAAGCACCTTATCGTATTACTACCACTGGCAAGCCGATCGCAGTTTGAAACCATGCATAGTCCATTCACGCTGGGCTCCACGCAAGGTAGTGCTATCAAACGCACGTTGCGACAGGCTAACCATTTCAGAAACTTCTGGAAGCAAGTCGTTAAACGGCTTATACTGCGTGTGTCGAATCCCGCAGAATCAGCAAATTCATCCCCATACCTACCGTGCGCATTTATGCTTGCCGGTAGATTTACATAACTTGCGCTGCATCTTCTTGAATTCGAACCGCCTTGATCGGTCATGTTGAAGAAACGATCTTCATTCGTACACTCGATTCTCGATCAAACTGGCTATTAGATATTGAATCCCCCATTAACCGCTTTCAACCAATAACAATGGACATCGATCCTTTAGCTTCAACTCAAGACCCCCTTACCTCTCTTAACACTCTTGCGCTTGACATAATTAATCAAGGAGGAGTCGAAAATCTGCGCCGCATTGCCCACCCGTAAGTTTCAACCTCGAAGTGTCATTCCCTGCTCTCCCACTCATTTCTATGTAAAAATATACTCATGGCTAATTCTTCATTAACAACTGCTGAACGCTCCGAGCTGCATAAGACTATTTGGCGTATTGCCAACGATTTGCGCGGTAGTGTTGACGGGTGGGATTTCAAATCTTACGTGTTGGGTCTTTTGTTTTATCGTTTCATTTCAGAAAACCTCACGAATTATTTGAATTCGATGGAGGAGGATCCTGATTTTGATTACACTTCGCTTCCGGACGAGGAAGCTGAGTTCGGCCGACAAGAAACAGTGAATGATAAGGGCTTTTTCATTCTTCCCAGTCAGCTTTTTGTCAACGTTAAAAAGCATGCAGCCCAGAACGAGAATTTGAATGAAACTCTTGATTCGATTTTCAAGAGCATTGAAGGGTCTGCGATTGGTTCGTCTGCGGAAGACGATGTGAAGGGTTTATTCGCGGATATTGACGTTAATTCTGCGAAGCTTGGCCAAACAGTTATTGCTCGTAATGAAAAGCTCGTAAAACTACTCAACGCTATTGGTGATCTTCCACTGGGAAGTGCCGATACGCACGCGATTGATGCTTTTGGGGATGCATACGAGTATCTGATGACGATGTATGCGTCGTCTGCTGGTAAGTCTGGGGGTGAGTTTTTCACTCCACCTGAGGTCTCCGAGTTGCTTGCAAAATTGGCGGT is a window from the Arcanobacterium buesumense genome containing:
- a CDS encoding Dps family protein translates to MTKAFSGSTVLSESLQKVLTDVTALSLVGKQLHWNIVGVGFRGLHLYLDEVVAVARAASDEIAERMRAVNLVPDGRPETVGQMTSLPPVKETLLTSEETVAAAVASINATVGTMRQVHEKVDAEDPASADILLDYIRQLEQQAWFIGSSVDMA
- a CDS encoding rhodanese-like domain-containing protein, whose product is MMKKIVSGVICGLCLVLAGCSSAEQAQSETPAHSQAKESSQLSEKDQTPMIIDVRTPEEFATGHVTGAVNFDVNDAKFQNQVKDLDKSAAYVLYCRSGHRAEGAKGYMESIGFTDVKNLGSVQEASQELGLDVVVDK
- a CDS encoding potassium channel family protein, coding for MNRVEKWERQSECPMVILALIFLVLYTWEVICEVTGPTRFTIDVVMNIIWGLFIADYAVRFVLATPKRPWFIRNLFDLAIVLLPLLRPLRLLRLLAFVKILGRKVSISFRGKIIVYAVSAVTMLVFISAIAVLDTERHAPGTMLASFGDALWWAFVTITTVGYGDLFPVTTTGRIIALLLMVGGIALTGIVTATLASWIVENVSEESEEHQAATKKEIAELRAEIRELKKLLVQETT
- a CDS encoding Rib/alpha-like domain-containing protein produces the protein MFFHHKLRKFCATLSLTALLTMGAITTSMAQAAPAVETDQTPSNLADQYTFHFDWDSKNFVTFDPSMKGQEETLLAQFHLIGTDPNTNERTLFHPAILLETKLGESQTYSIPTASYEWGGTTYTDIRLSGDWNCADLYPGYPVGENQHTTRIVSASSACPLGRENGPDPAQGTDTIRFALEQNANTDVSFKIADDSTVFSEHRDNLKVKFGLNKTYNGATEVHTNKNGKPVTAVIPFADGQTVYLANVTPGTNPNDNDFNRALSSNHLDMFSQYTGKYQSFTLTAEFADSSAPADKLAQYYDLTVDGSDIEGWTLTLHSKELQAHYSQVSALPDSQVDFVAPTVDVVPTEDVEQFAVPDKMTFAENDKTPQWVTVNPDGSLSGKLPQGAKPGSTIDIPVSVTLPDGKVTETIAQVKVDQPLVEIAPIGTLTVTGEATFTEGKADEATLEITTEDDQATVSATDVPQGLTFDPATGKLSGTPVVQDWADEETSRVVPVSFTVKNSDGSTFTTTLNATINRDSDSDGVADTADKCADTPADAHVDGNGCAVAPQLPSVPTVAGEKGKEITPVEIPVSNPGKFAFTCAVTDLPAGLHVKLNDAGTACVIYGTPSADTVKDAQFTIQLAYTHPDGEKTAGKSPVYTGNVDITLPAMIVDPTTTIERPSSPLIPLTPAEPIQKPGTPLIPLTPAEPIQKPGTPLIPLTPAEPIQKPGKMLAKTGAQTLGLVALAGLTASAGALLVAQRRKES
- a CDS encoding Panacea domain-containing protein, with protein sequence MASINNVARHILSNYKSLTTMKLQKLVFYSQAHALATTGHPLFESDFQAWRGGPVAVDLYHLHRGKFFVSESEIPDRGTELTENEIRIVDQVRDELGSLSGRELSERTHSEQPWIGARRNLGPGDPGNVVITKESMTDYYRLNPVITPR
- a CDS encoding RelA/SpoT domain-containing protein is translated as MNSVKNANCDTPISRSMARKKSKLLKTKSVSPGEDTYIEAIRVVQCWRNQCVPATQNCFQIVMQCAQIIDGAVATFRMKRVKSIVNKIQRPNSNFELSTLDDVGGCRLIVSTIDDVEIAKKFLTDHLTSIHILRMKDYINEPKESGYRSCHILTQQEIDGVKYRIEIQIRTKLQHYWATAIEVVDELYGESIKSPNFINSIEKENLRELKNSLAIVSSLFALEEHTTIIPGASSTKKELLTQLSSSDIFRSLIDDMEEACSDVLELITGNAESSEIFILSFTKEDQFLLVQPFTSEQLENALAKYAKLEQTIESNEHTTDNVVLVHAKGVEQLRLAYPNYSANTPEYVRKVREYFVLAQ